The proteins below come from a single Panicum hallii strain FIL2 chromosome 7, PHallii_v3.1, whole genome shotgun sequence genomic window:
- the LOC112899421 gene encoding importin beta-like SAD2 isoform X3, with protein MFHGYIYRAQLGESIKTLIVVDYPEQWPNLLHWVTHNLESQDQIFGALYVLRILARKYEFKSEEERIPLYQVVEESFPRLLNIFSKLVQIPNPPIEVADLIKLICKIFWSSIYLEIPKQLFDPNFFNAWMVLFLNLLERPVPVEGQPSDPDARKSWGWWKVKKWIAHILNRLYTRFADLKIQKPESKAFAQMFQKNYAGKILGCHLQLLNAIRTGGYLPDRVINLILQYLTNSVTKNSMYQLMQPQMDIIMFEIIFPLLCFNDNDQMLWDEDPHEYVRKGYDIIEDLYSPRTAAMDFVNELVRKRGKGNLQKFIHFIVGIFIRYDEASIELKPYRQKDGALLAIGTLCDRLKQTDPYKGELERMLVQHVFPEFSSHVGHLRAKAAWVAGQYAHIKFADQNNFRKAMHCVIAGMRDAELPVRVDSVFALRSFVEACTDLDEIRPILPQLLDEFFKLMSEVENEDLVFTLETIVDRFGEEMAPYALGLCQSLAAAFWRCMASSEADEEAEDTGALAAVGCLRAISTILESISSLPHLYIQIEPTLLPILRKMLTSDGQDVYEEVLEILSYMTFYSPSISLDMWSLWPLIMEALNDWAIDFFENILVPLDNYVSRGTEHFLTCKDPDYQHSLWKALSSIMTDQNMEDSDIIPAPKLIEVFFQNCKGQVDHWVEPYLRLTIDRLRRTEKPYLKSLLLQVIANTLYYNPSLALQKLHTLGVATEIFNLWFVMLQQVKRSGQRANFKREYAKKVCCLGLTSLIGLPASHIPGEALERIFKSTLELLVAYKDQVAESKRQNEAAAEDLDGFDADEEDEEVESDKEMGLDDEDGDGANTFNPQSFAEVRGFHREDSEDDSDDEFSDDEELQTPIDEVDPFIFFVETIQALQASDPARFQNLMQTMDFHYQALASGVAQHAEERKTEIAKEKLEKANAQ; from the exons GTTCAAGTCAGAGGAAGAAAGAATACCTTTGTACCAAGTTGTTGAAGAATCTTTCCCTCGTTTGCTGAATATCTTCAGCAAACTTGTCCAGATTCCAAATCCTCCAATTGAAGTAGCTGACTTGATCAAGCTGATATGCAAAATATTCTGGTCTTCAATTTAT CTAGAAATTCCTAAACAACTCTTTGATCCAAATTTCTTCAATGCTTGGATGGTTTTGTTCTTGAATTTGTTGGAGAGGCCAGTTCCAGTGGAAGGGCAACCATCAGACCCTGATGCTAGAAAATCTTGGGGGTGGTGGAAAGTCAAGAAATGGATTGCCCATATCTTAAACCGTCTATATACTCG GTTTGCTGATTTGAAGATTCAGAAACCCGAGAGCAAAGCTTTTGCTCAAATGTTTCAAAAGAACTATGCTGGAAAAATTTTGGGATGCCACTTACAGTTGCTCAATGCTATCCGTACAGGCGGCTATCTACCCGATAGAGTTATCAATCTTATTCTTCAATATCTCACCAACAG TGTTACAAAGAACAGCATGTATCAACTGATGCAGCCACAAATGGACATCATTATGTTTGAGATAATATTTCCACTATTGTGCTTCAATGACAATGACCAAATGTTGTGGGATGAAGATCCTCATGAATATGTCCGGAAAGGCTATG ATATTATTGAAGATTTGTATAGTCCTCGAACAGCTGCCATGGACTTTGTGAATGAACTTGTAAGAAAACGGGGAAAGGGCAACCTACAAAAGTTTATACATTTTATTGTGGGAATATTTATAAG GTATGATGAGGCATCTATTGAATTGAAGCCATATCGCCAAAAAGATGGTGCCCTTCTTGCAATTGGGACGTTATGTGATAGGTTGAAGCAAACTGATCCATATAAGGGTGAGCTGGAGCGGATGTTGGTTCAGCATGTATTTCCAGAGTTCAGCAGTCATGTTGGACACTTGCGAGCAAAG GCAGCATGGGTTGCTGGACAGTATGCACACATCAAGTTCGCAGACCAGAACAACTTTCGCAAAGCTATGCACTGTGTTATAGCTGGTATGCGTGATGCTGAACTTCCTGTCCGAGTTGATTCAGTCTTTGCCCTCCGTTCTTTCGTTGAAGCATGCACAG ATCTGGATGAGATCCGGCCGATACTTCCTCAACTTCTTGATG AGTTTTTTAAGCTTATGAGCGAAGTTGAGAACGAGGACCTTGTCTTCACCCTTGAGACAATTGTCGACAGATTTGGTGAAGAAATGGCACCATATGCACTTGGCTTATGCCAGAGTTTG GCCGCTGCATTCTGGAGATGCATGGCTAGTTCAGAAGCTGATGAGGAAGCCGAGGATACTGGTGCTTTAGCTGCTGTTGGTTGCTTACGTGCCATAAGCACCATCCTTGAGTCCATTAGCAGTCTTCCTCATCTTTATATCCAAATagaacccaccctgttgcctataTTGCGCAAGATGTTGACTTCAGATGGTCAAG ATGTCTATGAAGAAGTTCTGGAAATACTCTCCTATATGACGTTTTACTCGCCATCAATTTCATTGGACATGTGGAGCTTGTGGCCATTGATAATGGAGGCTCTTAATGATTGGGCCATCGATTTCTTCGAGA ATATTCTTGTCCCATTAGACAACTACGTTTCCCGGGGCACTGAACATTTTCTTACATGCAAAGATCCTGACTACCAACATAGCTTGTGGAAAGCACTATCATCT ATTATGACAGATCAAAACATGGAAGATTCTGATATTATACCTGCACCGAAGCTCATTGAAGTGTTTTTCCAAAACTGCAAAGGCCAAGTAGATCATTGGGTTGAGCCGTATCTCAGGCTTACAATTGATCGGTTGCGTCGAACAGAGAAGCCATATCTGAAAAGTCTCCTTTTACAAGTG ATAGCTAACACGCTGTACTACAATCCTTCACTAGCACTTCAAAAGTTGCATACACTTGGAGTTGCAACAGAAATTTTCAATCTTTGGTTTGTAATGTTACAGCAAGTCAAAAGGAGTGGCCAGCGAGCTAACTTCAAGAG AGAGTATGCTAAGAAAGTCTGCTGCTTAGGATTGACTTCACTTATTGGCCTTCCAGCTAGTCACATTCCAGGTGAAGCTCTAGAGAGGATTTTCAAATCAACGCTAGAGCTGCTTGTGGCTTACAAGGATCAAGTTGCAG AATCTAAGAGGCAAAATGAAGCTGCCGCTGAAGATTTGGATGGCTTTGATGCTGATGAAGAGGATGAGGAAGTTGAGTCTGACAAGGAGATGGGTCTtgatgatgaagatggtgatgGAGCTAATACTTTCAATCCTCAGAGTTTTGCGGAG GTGAGAGGTTTCCATCGAGAAGATTCAGAAGATGATTCTGATGATGAATTTAGTGATGATGAAGAACTACAGACACCAATAGATGAGGTGGACCCATTTATCTTCTTTGTCGAAACCATCCAGG CTTTGCAAGCATCCGATCCAGCTAGGTTCCAGAACCTTATGCAGACTATGGATTTCCACTACCAGGCCCTTGCTAGTGGTGTAGCTCAGCATGCGGAGGAACGAAAAACTGAAATTGCAAAAGAGAAGTTGGAGAAGGCAAATGCACAGTGA